The following proteins are co-located in the Gemmatimonadaceae bacterium genome:
- a CDS encoding NADH-quinone oxidoreductase subunit M, whose amino-acid sequence MEEMLRSLGYNSWVLPALLLIPLAGAALLLALSSASRNGGEDSNRTARRVALGVFTVEFLVSLGLWWSFDPANGGWQAAVDAAWIPMWGIRFTLGLDGIALMMVLLTTFLMPLTVLGSWTSVKTKVHSFFALMLVLTSGMLGVFMARDLFLFYVMWEVMLVPMYFIIGIWGGERRIYASLKFFIYTMLPSLLMLVAILYLGIHAGNETTGTPNFSYDNILANPVVNPVAALWLFGAFFAAFAVKVPMFPFHTWLPDAHVEAPTAGSVILAAIMLKMGTFGFLRFALPLFPGAAMHPTVRTVIVTLAVIGIVYGALVAMVQPDFKKLVAYSSVSHLGFVMLGIFALTLQSVQGSLMIMISHGISTGALFLLIGMIYERKHSRQIESYGGIARVVPIFAALLTLVALSSIGLPGTNGFIGEFLVLIGSFKPFPIFTIVATTGVIFAAVYLLWALQRILFNPLDRKENERIPDLNWREIGLMTPLVVVIIWLGVYPAPVLRRMEMAAQSLVTQVERGANSLQSGRPVLAAGAGESSP is encoded by the coding sequence ATGGAAGAAATGCTCAGGTCGCTCGGCTACAACTCATGGGTTTTGCCCGCTTTGCTTCTGATTCCGCTCGCAGGCGCAGCGTTGTTGCTGGCGCTTTCGTCCGCGTCACGAAACGGGGGCGAGGATTCGAACCGCACTGCCCGACGCGTTGCGTTGGGGGTTTTCACGGTGGAGTTTCTGGTTTCGCTGGGGCTTTGGTGGTCTTTCGACCCGGCAAATGGCGGCTGGCAGGCGGCCGTCGACGCCGCCTGGATTCCAATGTGGGGAATCCGGTTTACGCTGGGTCTCGATGGCATCGCGCTGATGATGGTTCTGCTCACCACTTTCCTGATGCCGCTGACGGTGCTCGGCAGCTGGACGAGCGTCAAGACGAAGGTACACTCGTTCTTTGCTCTCATGCTGGTGCTCACGAGCGGCATGCTCGGTGTGTTCATGGCGCGCGATTTGTTTCTCTTCTACGTGATGTGGGAAGTGATGCTGGTGCCGATGTATTTCATCATCGGCATCTGGGGTGGGGAACGGCGAATCTACGCAAGCCTCAAGTTTTTCATCTATACGATGCTGCCGTCGCTGCTCATGCTGGTAGCCATTCTCTACCTAGGCATTCACGCCGGTAACGAGACGACTGGCACGCCGAACTTCAGTTACGACAACATCCTTGCGAATCCAGTCGTCAATCCGGTTGCTGCGCTCTGGCTTTTTGGCGCATTCTTCGCGGCGTTCGCGGTAAAGGTCCCGATGTTTCCATTCCACACGTGGCTGCCCGATGCGCACGTCGAGGCGCCGACGGCGGGGTCTGTCATTCTCGCCGCGATCATGCTCAAGATGGGCACGTTCGGGTTTCTTCGATTTGCGCTGCCACTGTTTCCGGGTGCGGCGATGCATCCCACTGTGCGGACGGTGATTGTGACGCTGGCCGTGATCGGTATTGTTTATGGAGCGCTGGTAGCAATGGTACAGCCCGACTTCAAAAAGCTTGTTGCCTATTCCTCCGTCAGCCACCTGGGCTTTGTCATGCTCGGTATTTTCGCGCTCACGCTGCAGAGCGTGCAGGGCTCGCTGATGATCATGATCAGCCATGGCATTTCAACCGGCGCCTTGTTTTTGCTCATCGGCATGATCTACGAGCGCAAACATTCCCGGCAGATCGAGTCGTATGGAGGGATAGCGCGGGTAGTCCCCATTTTCGCGGCCCTGCTGACCCTCGTGGCATTGAGCAGCATCGGTTTGCCGGGTACGAACGGCTTCATCGGCGAGTTCCTGGTGCTCATCGGTTCCTTCAAGCCGTTCCCCATATTCACGATCGTCGCAACGACGGGGGTGATCTTCGCGGCTGTGTACCTGCTCTGGGCCCTCCAGCGGATCTTGTTCAATCCACTCGACCGGAAAGAGAATGAGAGAATCCCTGATCTGAACTGGCGGGAGATTGGACTGATGACGCCTCTTGTCGTCGTGATCATCTGGCTTGGCGTCTATCCGGCTCCAGTGCTTCGACGGATGGAGATGGCGGCCCAGAGTCTGGTCACACAAGTCGAGCGGGGAGCGAATTCGCTTCAGTCGGGCAGGCCGGTGCTGGCAGCGGGCGCAGGGGAGTCATCACCATGA
- a CDS encoding NADH-quinone oxidoreductase subunit N, with protein MTLDLSIPSHLMTAFAPDILLMGGAMILLLWSAWRPESERHQRNVGVAAIVLCVTVIITIGFYIARADTVSSGIIAADNFRWTADIVFLLATIGTIALSMDYNARAGIAAAESHVLVLFATAGMMTLAAARDLMIVFLGIEIMSVAVYVLAGLNRRSARSAEGALKYFLLGAFSTAFLLYGIALIYGATGTTNLGLIGTRVAALDLGGNSLLIVGIALLLIGFGFKVAIAPFHMWAPDVYEGAPTPITAYMAAAVKAAAFAGFLRVWLEGFSTVSSVWHGPVWWLAVATMVAGNLIALAQKNIKRMLAYSSIAHAGYILVAIAIGTPAASAAFMFYLLAYTLATLGAFGVIVALERRGETQLNIDDYSGLWSVRPWLATAMAVFMLALLGFPIFGGIGFFAKYWLIQSALQTAAPQTKLAVILVLTSVVSAGYYLYVVMVMFMRPRPVDAATIPALGNWTRFVIAASAVLILALGILPNSVIRWAERSQPVAGIVRTADKAVAGVNSASVPR; from the coding sequence ATGACGCTCGACCTCTCGATCCCGTCGCATCTAATGACGGCGTTTGCGCCCGACATCCTGCTTATGGGCGGGGCGATGATCCTGCTGCTCTGGTCCGCGTGGCGCCCTGAAAGTGAACGACATCAGCGGAACGTTGGAGTTGCTGCGATCGTTCTCTGCGTAACGGTGATCATCACCATCGGCTTCTACATAGCGCGTGCCGACACCGTTTCCAGCGGAATCATTGCCGCTGACAATTTTCGGTGGACGGCCGACATCGTCTTCCTCCTCGCGACGATCGGCACGATCGCGCTGTCGATGGACTACAACGCGCGAGCCGGTATTGCCGCCGCAGAATCGCACGTCCTGGTGCTGTTCGCGACGGCGGGAATGATGACCCTGGCAGCCGCGCGGGATCTGATGATCGTGTTTCTGGGGATTGAGATCATGTCCGTCGCAGTGTACGTCCTCGCTGGTCTGAATCGCCGCAGTGCGCGATCGGCTGAAGGAGCGCTCAAGTATTTCCTGCTTGGCGCATTCTCGACGGCGTTCCTGCTTTACGGCATCGCACTTATCTACGGAGCGACAGGGACGACGAATCTTGGATTGATCGGAACGCGGGTAGCGGCGCTCGACCTGGGCGGCAATTCACTTCTGATCGTCGGCATCGCCCTCCTGCTGATTGGTTTCGGTTTCAAGGTCGCAATCGCGCCGTTTCACATGTGGGCTCCCGATGTCTATGAGGGAGCCCCAACGCCGATTACCGCATACATGGCGGCAGCAGTGAAAGCGGCGGCATTTGCCGGGTTCCTGCGCGTCTGGCTGGAAGGATTTTCCACGGTGTCGTCGGTCTGGCACGGGCCGGTCTGGTGGCTTGCGGTGGCGACGATGGTCGCTGGCAATCTGATCGCGCTGGCGCAGAAGAACATTAAGCGAATGCTCGCGTACTCGAGCATTGCGCACGCCGGCTACATCCTCGTCGCGATTGCGATCGGCACGCCCGCCGCAAGTGCTGCGTTCATGTTCTACCTCCTCGCATATACACTCGCGACACTGGGAGCGTTCGGTGTAATAGTGGCGCTCGAACGCCGCGGTGAAACGCAGCTCAACATCGACGATTACTCCGGTCTGTGGTCCGTGCGTCCGTGGCTCGCAACCGCCATGGCGGTATTCATGCTCGCGCTGCTCGGGTTCCCGATTTTCGGCGGCATTGGTTTCTTTGCCAAATACTGGCTGATTCAGTCGGCGCTGCAAACCGCCGCGCCCCAGACAAAGCTGGCTGTTATCCTGGTGCTCACCAGCGTCGTATCTGCCGGCTATTATCTCTACGTCGTGATGGTGATGTTCATGCGTCCCCGTCCAGTCGATGCAGCGACCATACCTGCTCTCGGAAACTGGACGCGCTTCGTTATTGCCGCATCTGCTGTGCTGATTCTTGCCCTTGGCATCCTTCCGAATTCCGTCATCAGGTGGGCTGAACGCAGCCAGCCCGTAGCTGGTATCGTTCGCACGGCCGACAAGGCAGTCGCGGGCGTGAACAGCGCTTCCGTCCCGAGGTAA
- a CDS encoding phosphomannomutase/phosphoglucomutase, translating to MLQRNIFREYDIRGVTDTDLTPDVARLVARGYAAFLARRGISGAIAVGRDNRPSGNALHAELVAGLLESGLDVVDIGIVPTPLAYWAQHKLDVVGGVQITGSHNPPEFNGFKLGLETRSIYGADIQAIYELALAGEFPSGAGTIRNEDVIERYIDDVAERIGRISTPMHFVADCGNGAGALVARRLFDRLGLAGTILFGESDGTFPNHHPDPTVPENLEDLIAAVKEEKAGLGIAFDGDADRIGVVDEDGGIIWGDHILIMYARDVLKRTGKGQPIIFDVKCSQALPEEIEKAGGQALMWKTGHSLIEEKMHETHAPIAGEMSGHMFFSEGWYGFDDALYGAARLLRIISDSGLSVREMMADVPRFISTPELRVVCADELKFGIVENALKHFSATHEVIDVDGARVLFGDGWGLIRASNTQPVLVLRFEARTDEGLALIRGEMESWLSAQGVSV from the coding sequence ATGCTGCAGCGAAACATCTTCCGTGAATACGATATTCGCGGCGTCACCGACACGGATCTCACTCCGGACGTTGCGAGGCTGGTCGCCAGGGGATACGCAGCTTTTCTGGCGCGTCGCGGAATTTCAGGCGCAATCGCCGTTGGCCGCGATAACCGGCCGAGCGGGAATGCATTGCATGCCGAGCTCGTGGCAGGCCTGCTCGAGAGCGGGCTGGATGTAGTGGACATCGGGATCGTGCCGACGCCGCTGGCATACTGGGCCCAGCACAAACTGGATGTCGTTGGAGGCGTTCAGATAACGGGGTCGCACAACCCGCCGGAGTTCAACGGCTTCAAGCTCGGTCTTGAGACGAGGTCGATCTACGGGGCGGATATTCAGGCGATCTATGAACTCGCTCTCGCTGGCGAGTTCCCGTCAGGCGCCGGAACGATTCGCAATGAAGACGTCATCGAGCGCTACATCGATGATGTCGCAGAGCGCATTGGGAGAATCTCGACCCCCATGCATTTCGTGGCTGATTGCGGGAACGGCGCGGGCGCGCTGGTCGCCAGACGCCTGTTCGACCGGCTGGGGCTGGCGGGCACGATATTGTTTGGAGAAAGCGACGGTACTTTTCCGAACCATCATCCCGATCCGACGGTCCCTGAAAATCTCGAAGACCTGATCGCGGCGGTGAAGGAAGAGAAAGCCGGGCTCGGAATCGCGTTCGATGGTGATGCGGACCGAATAGGTGTCGTCGACGAGGACGGCGGCATTATCTGGGGAGATCACATCCTCATCATGTACGCCCGCGACGTTCTGAAAAGGACGGGGAAGGGACAGCCGATAATCTTCGACGTGAAATGCTCGCAGGCACTGCCGGAAGAGATCGAGAAAGCTGGCGGTCAGGCCTTGATGTGGAAGACAGGGCATTCGCTGATCGAGGAGAAGATGCATGAGACACATGCTCCGATTGCAGGCGAGATGTCTGGGCACATGTTTTTTTCGGAGGGATGGTATGGGTTCGATGATGCGCTTTATGGAGCGGCGCGTTTGCTCAGGATCATCTCCGATAGCGGCTTGAGCGTCCGGGAAATGATGGCCGATGTGCCACGGTTTATTTCCACACCCGAGTTACGCGTTGTTTGTGCCGACGAGCTCAAGTTCGGAATAGTCGAGAACGCACTCAAGCATTTTTCCGCGACTCATGAAGTAATCGACGTCGACGGGGCACGGGTGCTGTTCGGCGACGGCTGGGGCCTGATCCGGGCGTCGAATACGCAGCCGGTGCTCGTCCTCCGCTTCGAGGCCCGAACCGATGAGGGACTCGCCCTGATCCGGGGCGAGATGGAAAGCTGGCTCAGCGCGCAGGGCGTCAGCGTTTGA
- a CDS encoding UPF0182 family protein — protein sequence MNPRRRLLVALAAVGLVLLAGRMLAMIYTDYAWYRAPGATSLWKERVRDIAVIHLVSATFAGLFALVNLSVLRRSIVSLAFPRRLGNVEFGEAVPHRYIDGVAFFLSGAVAVAMSFAAPRWQDLALVRASPRFGEADPFFQMDLGFYVAWIPLEIAVYTWALILLIVVSALVIGLYALTPSLRWHEGAFHVSVRARRHLTVLASLLLVTLAWRYRLDGYGLLMHGSGPAGAFSYIDHQWLIPAYLSLSVGTVAGAALVLASGWAGQIRASFFTVSAVLIFSVTIGLVLPSLVRSIGSASTTGVPESPYQATREIFTRRAYGLRAPGVLSQPAENTRFSVFSDSTRVAALVEGARSDALIYPGAVGAALVKNGAGVNSPVLGSGLRRLAHAWSEQRLDLMWSDLPPPTRIVTTRDVRERLKRLTPVFDQGSDVTPAYIADTLFWVVQLYSASVNYPLSEHHVLAGEERSYFRHAGTGMINSRTARVTVVPAPSPDPIAASWRARFPAVFRSGSPDILSELSPVPTTPFGRTLPSGIAGTGDSAFRVEVNRLYKRMRATLAAGDLPGFAAAYDSLGRVIGRD from the coding sequence ATGAACCCCCGCCGGCGGCTCCTCGTCGCGCTCGCAGCCGTCGGACTCGTGCTGCTGGCGGGCCGTATGCTGGCGATGATCTACACTGACTATGCGTGGTACCGGGCGCCCGGCGCGACGTCGCTGTGGAAGGAGCGGGTTCGCGATATCGCCGTCATCCACCTTGTATCCGCCACCTTTGCGGGGCTCTTTGCGCTGGTGAACTTGTCCGTCCTGCGGCGTAGCATTGTGTCGCTGGCCTTTCCGCGGCGGCTGGGGAACGTGGAATTTGGTGAGGCGGTCCCGCACCGATACATCGATGGGGTCGCTTTTTTTCTATCCGGCGCCGTTGCTGTTGCGATGTCGTTTGCCGCACCGCGCTGGCAGGATCTGGCGCTGGTCAGAGCCAGTCCGCGATTCGGCGAGGCCGACCCATTTTTCCAGATGGATCTCGGTTTCTACGTGGCCTGGATTCCACTAGAGATCGCCGTTTATACGTGGGCTCTCATACTTCTGATCGTTGTCTCCGCGCTCGTGATAGGGCTTTACGCCCTTACACCAAGTCTGCGGTGGCACGAAGGAGCATTTCACGTCTCAGTCAGGGCGCGTCGCCATCTGACCGTTCTGGCCTCGCTGCTGCTGGTGACTCTCGCATGGCGATACCGTCTCGACGGGTACGGGCTTCTTATGCACGGCAGTGGTCCAGCAGGTGCGTTTTCATACATCGACCACCAGTGGCTGATCCCTGCCTATCTCTCGCTTTCCGTGGGAACCGTCGCCGGGGCCGCACTGGTGCTGGCAAGCGGATGGGCCGGTCAGATCCGCGCAAGTTTTTTCACAGTCTCCGCAGTGCTAATTTTCTCGGTCACCATTGGCCTTGTATTGCCGTCACTCGTGAGGAGCATCGGCAGTGCCTCGACGACCGGAGTTCCAGAATCCCCGTACCAGGCGACCCGCGAGATTTTCACCCGCAGGGCCTATGGCCTCCGGGCGCCCGGAGTGTTGTCCCAGCCAGCCGAAAACACGCGGTTCAGCGTTTTCTCGGATTCCACGCGGGTAGCCGCGCTCGTCGAAGGTGCGCGTTCAGATGCGCTGATATATCCGGGCGCTGTCGGGGCTGCACTGGTGAAAAACGGCGCGGGTGTGAACTCCCCCGTGCTGGGTAGCGGGCTTCGCCGGCTCGCTCACGCATGGTCGGAGCAGCGACTCGATCTGATGTGGAGCGACCTGCCGCCGCCGACGCGGATAGTCACCACCCGCGATGTTCGCGAGCGACTGAAACGTCTGACCCCGGTTTTTGATCAGGGCAGCGATGTTACACCCGCGTATATCGCAGATACTTTGTTCTGGGTGGTGCAATTGTATTCCGCGTCCGTCAATTATCCGCTCAGCGAGCATCATGTGCTCGCGGGTGAGGAACGCTCATACTTCCGCCACGCTGGAACTGGCATGATCAATTCGCGAACTGCCAGGGTGACCGTCGTGCCGGCACCATCGCCGGATCCCATCGCCGCCAGCTGGCGGGCTCGTTTCCCCGCGGTTTTCCGGTCGGGCTCGCCGGATATCCTGAGTGAGCTATCGCCGGTCCCCACGACACCCTTTGGGCGCACGCTGCCCTCTGGTATCGCCGGCACCGGAGACTCCGCTTTCCGCGTTGAGGTCAACCGGCTCTACAAGCGAATGCGGGCCACCCTCGCGGCGGGGGATCTCCCCGGATTTGCCGCCGCTTACGACTCGCTTGGACGGGTGATCGGTCGTGACTGA
- a CDS encoding carbamate kinase: MTEHSARKTTRTAVLALGGNALSPPGERSTIADQFRHTRESLGPIVDLAAEGWDICVVHGNGPQVGDELVRNEVARHEVAPLPLGVLVGSTAGWIGYMIQQSIENALHKAGENRRVATVITQVEVDRRDPALANPTKFIGHAISESRAQSLLDDGQSVKRDGRGQFRRVVGSPRPVTIHELGIISQLVAEGTIVIACGGGGIPVYRDDARGLEGVDAVIDKDLAAAVLARELGAELFVILTDVDAVYTGWGKPTQRALGKLSVAEATRLDEEGAFGEGSMAPKVRAAIDYATHTGGRAVITELKLGLEAVHGRAGTTIAR; this comes from the coding sequence GTGACTGAACATTCCGCTCGAAAGACCACACGTACCGCCGTTCTGGCGTTGGGCGGGAACGCTCTTTCTCCGCCCGGCGAACGGTCGACAATCGCGGATCAGTTCCGGCACACCCGCGAGAGTCTTGGACCGATTGTCGATCTGGCCGCGGAAGGCTGGGATATCTGCGTCGTCCATGGTAACGGGCCCCAGGTAGGCGATGAGCTAGTTCGCAACGAAGTAGCGCGGCACGAAGTCGCACCCCTGCCGCTCGGGGTACTCGTCGGAAGCACCGCTGGCTGGATCGGTTACATGATCCAGCAGTCGATTGAAAACGCGCTGCACAAGGCTGGTGAAAATCGGCGGGTAGCGACTGTTATCACGCAGGTCGAGGTCGATCGCCGCGATCCGGCGCTCGCCAATCCAACGAAGTTCATTGGACACGCTATCTCCGAATCACGTGCGCAGTCGCTGCTCGATGACGGTCAATCGGTGAAACGGGACGGCCGCGGGCAATTCCGCCGCGTGGTAGGGAGCCCTCGGCCTGTCACCATCCACGAGCTCGGCATTATCAGCCAGCTCGTGGCGGAGGGGACAATCGTGATTGCGTGTGGTGGTGGAGGCATCCCCGTATATCGGGACGATGCACGTGGCTTGGAAGGCGTCGATGCGGTAATCGACAAGGATCTCGCGGCAGCCGTTCTCGCGCGCGAGCTGGGCGCGGAGTTGTTTGTCATCTTGACCGACGTGGACGCAGTCTACACCGGCTGGGGCAAGCCGACCCAGCGGGCGCTGGGGAAATTGTCTGTTGCTGAAGCAACGCGCCTCGACGAAGAAGGCGCGTTCGGCGAAGGCAGCATGGCGCCCAAGGTACGCGCGGCAATCGACTATGCCACTCATACCGGAGGCCGCGCCGTGATCACAGAATTGAAGCTCGGCCTGGAAGCCGTGCACGGTCGCGCGGGAACGACCATAGCCCGTTAA
- the sucC gene encoding ADP-forming succinate--CoA ligase subunit beta, giving the protein MNIHEYQAKEILRQAGVPIPPGEVATTAAEVERIARQFGGTVVVKAQVHAGGRGKAGGVKLASTPEEAREVAEKILALTIKGLPVEKVLVTPAAEIATEAYVGIIVDRSSKRAVFMVSPAGGIDIEEVAAKTPDKIMRRPVDPRYGLRGYEAMEMGFFLYNDVKQARAAAQIMQQLYSAFAASGASLAEINPLVTTPEGAVVALDAKMVIDDNELDRLPDIAALRDESSEAASEVEARNANLTFIKLDGNVGCVVNGAGLAMATMDLVKYYGGEPANFLDIGGSSNPEKVVSALQIITSDPNVKAILFNIFGGITRTDDVANGIVTATKQNPLKVPIVIRLTGTNEEIALKILQDNGFSAMTDMDEAVQKAVALATGKAA; this is encoded by the coding sequence TTGAACATTCACGAGTATCAGGCGAAGGAAATACTCCGCCAGGCTGGCGTCCCTATTCCTCCGGGCGAGGTGGCTACCACAGCCGCGGAGGTCGAGCGAATCGCTCGTCAATTTGGTGGAACTGTTGTTGTAAAGGCGCAGGTTCACGCGGGTGGAAGAGGGAAGGCCGGTGGGGTCAAGCTTGCATCGACACCCGAGGAGGCACGCGAAGTAGCCGAGAAGATTCTGGCGCTGACGATCAAGGGTTTGCCGGTGGAGAAGGTGCTCGTTACGCCCGCCGCGGAGATTGCCACTGAGGCGTATGTCGGTATCATCGTCGACCGCTCTTCGAAACGCGCGGTATTCATGGTGAGCCCTGCGGGCGGTATCGACATCGAGGAAGTCGCGGCGAAAACTCCCGACAAAATCATGCGGCGCCCGGTCGATCCGCGGTACGGGCTACGTGGATACGAAGCCATGGAAATGGGTTTTTTCCTGTACAACGATGTGAAGCAGGCGCGGGCCGCTGCGCAAATCATGCAGCAGTTGTACTCGGCATTCGCGGCGAGCGGCGCCTCGCTGGCCGAAATCAACCCGCTGGTCACGACCCCTGAAGGTGCCGTCGTTGCGCTCGACGCCAAAATGGTGATCGACGATAATGAGCTGGATCGCCTGCCGGACATCGCAGCCTTGCGCGATGAATCCTCCGAGGCGGCAAGCGAAGTCGAAGCGCGCAATGCGAACCTCACGTTCATAAAGCTCGACGGAAATGTCGGCTGCGTTGTGAACGGGGCCGGCCTTGCAATGGCGACGATGGATCTCGTGAAGTATTACGGCGGCGAGCCCGCGAACTTTCTGGACATTGGCGGGTCATCCAATCCCGAAAAAGTCGTTAGCGCGTTGCAGATCATCACCTCTGATCCGAACGTGAAGGCAATTCTTTTCAACATTTTCGGCGGAATCACGCGCACCGATGACGTTGCCAATGGAATTGTTACCGCCACAAAGCAGAATCCCCTGAAGGTGCCGATCGTCATCCGGCTCACGGGCACCAACGAAGAGATTGCCTTGAAGATACTGCAGGATAACGGATTTTCGGCGATGACCGACATGGATGAAGCCGTTCAGAAAGCGGTTGCACTCGCGACAGGAAAAGCGGCGTGA
- the sucD gene encoding succinate--CoA ligase subunit alpha has protein sequence MSIFIDKGTRLLIQGITGRDGSFHARQMVEYGTQVVGGVTPGKGGQKFDSVVPIFNTVSEAVSQTGANATVIYVPPMFAADAMMEAADAGIPFIVCITEGVPVLDMTRVYPFVKEKGARLLGPNCPGLISPGKSKVGIIPGRICQAGHIGLVSRSGTLTYEVVFQMTRASMGQTTCVGIGGDPINGTSFIDCLAAFESDPDTEAVVMIGEIGGTDEQEAARFVKERMTKPVVGFIAGQTAPPGRRMGHAGAIISGSAGTAAEKMEAFEENGVGVAKRPIDVVELLRKL, from the coding sequence GTGAGCATCTTCATCGACAAAGGCACCAGGCTGCTTATTCAGGGAATCACTGGCCGCGATGGATCGTTTCATGCCCGCCAGATGGTCGAGTATGGAACGCAGGTCGTCGGCGGTGTTACGCCCGGAAAGGGCGGCCAGAAATTCGATTCGGTCGTCCCGATCTTCAACACCGTAAGCGAAGCGGTCAGTCAGACGGGGGCAAACGCGACGGTCATTTATGTTCCGCCGATGTTTGCCGCCGACGCGATGATGGAAGCCGCAGATGCGGGAATACCTTTCATCGTCTGTATAACCGAGGGCGTACCCGTCCTCGACATGACTCGTGTATACCCATTCGTGAAAGAAAAAGGGGCGCGGCTGCTCGGCCCGAACTGTCCAGGACTGATTTCACCCGGAAAATCAAAAGTTGGAATCATTCCTGGACGAATCTGTCAGGCCGGGCATATCGGTCTCGTCAGCCGGTCGGGCACTCTCACCTATGAAGTTGTCTTTCAGATGACACGCGCCAGCATGGGACAGACGACTTGTGTCGGAATCGGCGGCGACCCGATCAACGGCACCAGTTTCATTGACTGCCTGGCGGCTTTCGAGAGCGATCCGGATACCGAGGCAGTGGTGATGATTGGCGAAATCGGTGGCACGGATGAGCAGGAAGCTGCTCGTTTTGTGAAAGAGCGGATGACCAAACCGGTGGTGGGATTCATTGCCGGTCAGACTGCTCCCCCCGGCCGCCGAATGGGCCACGCCGGTGCCATCATTTCCGGATCGGCCGGTACAGCCGCGGAAAAAATGGAAGCGTTCGAGGAAAATGGAGTTGGGGTGGCAAAGCGCCCAATTGACGTTGTCGAGCTTCTACGGAAACTATGA
- the ndk gene encoding nucleoside-diphosphate kinase — translation MTDNTGNTEMAGSRTLTIIKPDAFGSGKAGSIIAHLENAGFRVVAARVLRLTDAQAGAFYEVHRERPFFGSLTSFMTSGTCMPIVLGKANAVANLREAIGSTDPAEAADGTVRKLFAESKERNAIHASDSDQNAERESRFFFSESELLQNS, via the coding sequence ATGACCGATAACACAGGAAATACCGAGATGGCTGGAAGCAGAACCCTGACAATCATCAAGCCGGACGCATTTGGTTCCGGAAAGGCAGGCAGCATTATCGCCCACCTCGAGAATGCGGGCTTCCGTGTCGTGGCGGCCCGCGTGCTCAGGCTGACGGACGCGCAGGCGGGCGCGTTCTACGAGGTACATCGCGAGCGACCCTTCTTTGGCTCGCTGACGTCGTTCATGACGTCTGGTACATGTATGCCGATCGTTCTCGGCAAGGCAAACGCGGTTGCCAATCTCCGCGAGGCGATCGGCTCGACCGATCCTGCCGAGGCAGCGGACGGAACCGTTCGGAAGCTGTTTGCCGAGTCAAAGGAGCGAAACGCGATCCACGCGTCAGACTCTGACCAAAACGCCGAACGTGAGTCCCGCTTCTTCTTTTCTGAATCGGAGCTGCTGCAGAACAGCTGA
- a CDS encoding DUF177 domain-containing protein, producing MLSFDIRSLESQAAHVDSNLAPDDSVWEDGDVRPSHPIYVKGRLSAAGSSRFYFSGSFRGAVAAPCRRCLADVTADVAEEAHFIFSSEGEDSLDDPDVYPFDPMAHSLDLRQAVREVWLLAAPAFLQCREDCKGLCPSCGIDLNTSTCNCVPVSADKRWDALHSVRDRLT from the coding sequence ATGCTGTCGTTTGACATCCGTTCTCTGGAGTCGCAGGCAGCGCACGTCGACAGTAATCTCGCGCCGGACGATTCCGTCTGGGAAGATGGAGACGTGCGTCCCTCGCACCCGATCTACGTAAAGGGTAGACTCTCCGCCGCGGGCTCGTCCCGCTTTTATTTCAGCGGAAGCTTTCGCGGGGCAGTTGCCGCGCCATGCCGGCGCTGCCTTGCCGACGTGACGGCCGACGTTGCGGAAGAAGCACATTTCATATTCTCATCCGAAGGTGAGGACAGTCTCGACGATCCGGATGTTTACCCGTTCGATCCGATGGCGCATTCTCTCGATCTGCGCCAAGCGGTTCGGGAAGTATGGCTTCTGGCGGCGCCGGCATTTCTGCAATGCCGGGAAGACTGCAAAGGCTTGTGCCCCAGCTGTGGCATCGATCTCAACACCTCAACCTGCAATTGCGTTCCGGTATCGGCAGACAAACGGTGGGATGCGTTACATTCCGTGCGCGACAGACTTACCTGA
- the rpmF gene encoding 50S ribosomal protein L32 has protein sequence MAVPKRRTSKRKKRARNTHKTAPAIAIQKCPRCQSMKRPHHVCDECGYYDGELRVAPREA, from the coding sequence ATGGCTGTACCAAAACGCCGTACATCGAAACGAAAGAAACGCGCGCGAAACACGCACAAAACCGCTCCCGCCATCGCGATACAGAAATGCCCGCGGTGCCAGAGTATGAAGCGGCCCCATCACGTTTGCGACGAGTGCGGTTATTACGATGGAGAACTGCGAGTCGCTCCCAGGGAAGCGTAG